One Paraburkholderia agricolaris DNA segment encodes these proteins:
- a CDS encoding TonB-dependent siderophore receptor, whose translation MVWTKAARQRAITVTVKGMFCAAAAGHAHAQATRPAEDSGVTLPEIKVKDVANGASVGLVGKRTATGTKTDTPITEVPQTINVVTGQQIEMTGATDLNQALRYVPGFASFGSDSRTDLYAVLRGFTPTLFIDGLQAPNTTPIASWRVDPYMLDSITVLRGPTSVLYGAGDPGAIVDAQTKRADGERVREVGVQIGNYARKQIMFDIGDRLDADGKYAYRFVGDARDGNAVTGPNADRRVALAPSFRWRPDSDTSLTLTATYLQDWNDISHNFLPAQGTVLPNPNGQLSHDVYTGDPTFNDYRKKQWSLGYQFSHDLDSIWTLSQNLRWMHLSLSDASVFGGGLAEGSTTDITRYAGLFQPNYSRFDVDNNAQARFATGPLEHRVLLGFQYNRQTTTDSDWLALAPELNLYNPVYTPVTTAIFSGPTSLGHEDQYTTMNTFGVYAQDQLKWNRWTLTLGGREDWVDTHLDDHEAGTQTKQDVSAFSGRVGLTYEGDYGLSPYIGYSTSFNPVIGVKMFGGGLPEPTRGRQIEAGLRWQPPGKNLMLSAAVYQINQTNVVTPAPTNLDPTGTSSVQTGEVRSRGIELSAVGNVTRELSVIASYIYQDVKNVKANDASLNNWPVDIPRPRQMASLWTDWTWHTGALAGFGLGGGVRYQSASAGAPDNSLTVASYVLYDAALHYQTRNWRFMLNAANLFDRHYISGCQSYSVCAFGNGRTLLANAKYTW comes from the coding sequence ATGGTGTGGACAAAGGCCGCGAGGCAGCGCGCGATCACGGTCACTGTGAAGGGGATGTTTTGCGCAGCGGCTGCCGGCCATGCGCATGCGCAGGCGACGCGGCCAGCGGAGGATTCCGGCGTCACGCTGCCGGAGATCAAGGTGAAGGATGTCGCGAACGGGGCATCAGTCGGACTCGTCGGCAAACGCACCGCGACCGGCACGAAAACCGACACGCCGATCACCGAGGTTCCGCAAACGATCAATGTCGTGACCGGACAGCAGATCGAAATGACCGGTGCCACCGACCTCAATCAGGCGCTGCGCTACGTGCCAGGCTTCGCGTCGTTTGGATCCGACAGCCGCACAGATCTGTATGCGGTGCTGCGCGGCTTTACGCCCACTTTGTTCATCGACGGATTGCAAGCGCCGAACACGACACCTATCGCGAGCTGGCGCGTCGACCCGTACATGCTCGACAGCATCACCGTACTACGCGGGCCAACGTCGGTTCTGTATGGCGCCGGCGATCCGGGCGCGATCGTCGATGCGCAAACCAAACGAGCCGACGGCGAGCGCGTGCGCGAGGTGGGTGTGCAGATCGGCAACTATGCGCGCAAGCAGATCATGTTCGACATCGGCGATAGGCTCGACGCCGATGGCAAGTACGCGTATCGCTTCGTGGGCGACGCACGCGACGGCAACGCGGTGACCGGACCGAATGCGGACCGGCGCGTCGCGCTTGCACCGTCGTTTCGCTGGCGACCGGATTCCGACACCTCGTTGACGCTCACGGCGACCTACCTGCAGGACTGGAATGATATTTCGCACAACTTCCTGCCCGCGCAGGGCACCGTATTGCCAAACCCGAATGGGCAGTTGTCGCATGACGTCTACACGGGGGACCCCACTTTTAATGACTACCGCAAGAAGCAGTGGTCGCTCGGCTACCAGTTCTCGCACGACCTCGATTCCATCTGGACGTTAAGCCAGAACCTGCGCTGGATGCACTTGTCGCTCAGCGACGCGTCGGTGTTTGGCGGCGGCCTCGCCGAGGGAAGCACAACCGACATCACGCGTTACGCCGGGCTGTTTCAACCAAACTACAGCCGCTTCGACGTCGACAACAACGCGCAGGCGCGTTTCGCTACCGGGCCGCTCGAACATCGTGTGCTGCTCGGATTTCAGTACAACCGTCAGACGACGACCGACAGCGACTGGCTCGCGCTCGCGCCGGAGCTAAACCTTTACAACCCGGTCTACACACCGGTCACGACTGCGATCTTCTCGGGCCCGACATCGCTCGGCCACGAGGACCAGTACACGACGATGAACACGTTCGGCGTGTACGCGCAGGACCAGCTCAAATGGAACCGCTGGACCTTGACGCTCGGCGGCCGCGAGGATTGGGTCGACACGCACCTGGACGACCACGAGGCCGGCACGCAGACGAAACAGGATGTCAGCGCGTTCTCCGGTCGCGTCGGCCTCACGTACGAGGGCGACTACGGACTGTCGCCCTACATCGGCTATTCGACATCGTTCAACCCGGTCATCGGTGTGAAGATGTTCGGCGGCGGATTGCCCGAGCCGACGCGCGGCAGGCAGATCGAAGCAGGCCTGCGTTGGCAGCCGCCCGGCAAGAACCTGATGTTGAGCGCAGCCGTCTATCAGATCAATCAGACGAACGTCGTGACGCCGGCGCCGACGAATCTCGATCCGACTGGAACGTCTTCGGTGCAAACCGGAGAGGTGCGCTCGCGCGGCATCGAGCTGAGCGCGGTCGGAAACGTGACGCGCGAACTCTCCGTGATCGCGTCGTACATCTATCAGGACGTGAAGAATGTAAAGGCAAACGACGCGTCGCTGAACAACTGGCCGGTCGACATTCCTCGCCCTCGCCAGATGGCATCGCTGTGGACCGACTGGACATGGCATACGGGAGCGCTCGCCGGCTTCGGGTTGGGAGGTGGCGTCCGCTACCAGAGCGCGTCCGCCGGTGCGCCGGACAACTCGCTGACAGTTGCAAGCTATGTGCTGTACGACGCGGCACTGCACTATCAGACCCGCAACTGGCGTTTCATGCTGAATGCGGCCAACCTGTTCGACCGCCACTACATCAGCGGTTGCCAATCCTATTCGGTCTGCGCATTCGGCAATGGGCGAACGCTGCTAGCCAACGCGAAGTACACCTGGTAG
- a CDS encoding sensor histidine kinase, whose translation MTSTWWFRLLFLCLSWWTTHSLAVGLDTTGAQTQGIPTLDQAQVFEDTSGKLRLDDILTLSAGATQGFRPMQQSRLKPGFTRSAWWLRVAVSNHGSAVLPLVLVFQDARLEKVDFYSAHNGRWTKDGIDSAGLASQSFSSRYRLVDFTLAPGEQRVFLIRAASDTALTLEPRLYSAAAYDALEKRAALWDGGLIGGTLALAWCALLIAYFSRSVSFLVLAALCAMTALFEAADRGYTKQYLWPFATEWGARSVTVFGCTAVLLFIVFILRISRSEKANLPARYILFGFALLQCVAAIGAAFGNLFAFAQIGVYVNALFGVFTVILAARLARQSTPTARIMLLVMIFALFTFALRILETRGSLPTALAWLKSDIHPNPVVAIIGLATNLIVLAAWINHVGKQRTAARTELADWQRSEHNRLREQVAQRTLELNDALLYAEEKNQQLIETLGYVSHDLRAPLATITGYTGQLRELADSSQVRPIEAIERSVNYQLGLIDELVGYAKTELQPLDIAPVATNLPALLDDIAEYAVALCAQLNNQFKYQALTSLPRRLTIDGRRLQQVLLNLLSNASKFTRDGSVTLTVSARLQDNQWHMGFEVADTGIGIDIEAQSKLFTAFRQIQAVNGSTGLGLIISQRIVNTMGGDLRVSSAPHRGTSFTFELTVPVAEDEGALPSNVVAHSSGAPAPGRSQARHGVAVAVPPERDRRELAALAKDGRLTDIERWIENMIGRHPTCAAFLTDMRYRLEALDFAGIEALALAPHETSTLAGEK comes from the coding sequence ATGACTTCGACCTGGTGGTTCCGCTTGCTGTTCTTATGCCTGAGCTGGTGGACCACCCATTCGTTGGCCGTCGGTCTCGACACCACTGGAGCACAGACACAAGGGATTCCCACCCTGGACCAGGCGCAGGTATTCGAAGACACCTCGGGCAAGCTGAGACTGGACGACATACTCACGCTGTCCGCGGGAGCCACACAAGGTTTTCGTCCCATGCAGCAGAGTCGACTGAAACCGGGTTTCACCCGCTCGGCGTGGTGGCTGCGCGTGGCGGTGAGCAACCACGGTTCAGCAGTCCTCCCGCTCGTGCTCGTGTTCCAGGACGCGCGCCTCGAGAAAGTAGACTTTTACAGCGCCCACAACGGCCGCTGGACAAAAGACGGCATCGATTCCGCCGGCCTCGCATCGCAGTCGTTCTCGTCACGCTACCGGCTGGTGGATTTCACGCTCGCTCCCGGTGAACAGCGCGTTTTTCTCATCCGGGCAGCCAGCGACACCGCACTCACGCTCGAGCCGAGACTATATTCCGCAGCGGCATACGACGCGCTGGAGAAACGCGCGGCGCTCTGGGACGGAGGATTGATTGGCGGCACGCTCGCACTGGCGTGGTGCGCGCTGCTTATCGCCTATTTTTCCCGTAGTGTCTCGTTTCTTGTACTGGCCGCGCTGTGCGCTATGACGGCGTTGTTCGAAGCTGCGGATCGCGGCTATACGAAGCAATATCTGTGGCCTTTCGCGACCGAGTGGGGCGCCAGAAGTGTGACGGTGTTCGGATGTACTGCCGTGCTGCTGTTCATTGTCTTTATCTTGCGCATCTCACGCAGCGAAAAGGCAAACCTGCCGGCACGTTACATACTGTTCGGGTTTGCGTTGTTGCAGTGCGTCGCAGCGATAGGCGCCGCATTCGGCAATCTGTTCGCGTTCGCGCAAATCGGCGTGTATGTCAATGCACTGTTCGGCGTCTTCACGGTGATTCTCGCTGCACGGCTCGCGCGTCAGTCGACCCCCACCGCGCGAATCATGTTGCTCGTCATGATTTTCGCTCTCTTCACCTTTGCGTTGCGCATACTCGAAACGCGGGGCTCCTTGCCGACTGCTCTTGCATGGTTGAAATCCGACATTCATCCGAACCCGGTCGTGGCGATCATTGGGTTGGCCACCAACCTTATCGTGCTTGCAGCGTGGATAAACCACGTAGGAAAACAACGAACCGCGGCGAGAACCGAACTTGCAGACTGGCAAAGAAGCGAACACAACCGACTCCGCGAACAGGTCGCGCAGCGCACGTTGGAGTTGAACGACGCGTTGCTATACGCCGAGGAAAAGAATCAGCAACTGATCGAAACGCTGGGTTATGTCAGTCATGACCTCCGTGCGCCGCTTGCCACGATAACGGGTTATACCGGACAGTTGCGGGAACTGGCGGATTCCAGCCAGGTGAGACCGATTGAGGCCATCGAGCGCAGCGTGAACTATCAACTCGGCCTGATCGACGAACTGGTCGGATATGCAAAAACCGAATTGCAGCCGCTGGACATCGCTCCCGTCGCAACCAACCTGCCGGCGCTGCTGGATGACATTGCCGAGTACGCGGTCGCACTTTGCGCGCAGCTAAACAACCAGTTCAAGTATCAGGCATTGACGTCACTGCCCCGACGACTGACGATCGACGGGCGCCGCTTGCAACAGGTATTGCTCAACCTGCTGTCGAACGCATCGAAGTTCACCCGCGACGGCTCCGTTACGCTGACGGTCAGCGCGCGCCTGCAGGACAATCAATGGCACATGGGTTTCGAGGTCGCCGACACCGGCATCGGTATCGACATTGAAGCGCAATCGAAACTCTTTACGGCATTTCGCCAGATACAGGCGGTGAACGGTAGCACCGGCCTCGGCCTCATTATTTCGCAGCGCATTGTCAACACCATGGGCGGGGACTTGCGCGTATCCAGCGCGCCGCATCGCGGCACCTCATTCACCTTCGAACTCACCGTTCCCGTTGCTGAAGACGAGGGTGCGTTGCCGTCGAACGTCGTAGCGCATTCTTCCGGCGCTCCCGCACCTGGTCGCTCACAAGCCAGACACGGAGTCGCGGTTGCCGTTCCTCCAGAGCGCGATCGCCGGGAACTGGCAGCTCTTGCGAAAGACGGACGCCTGACCGACATAGAGCGATGGATCGAAAACATGATCGGGCGCCACCCCACATGTGCTGCGTTCCTGACTGACATGCGATATCGCCTCGAAGCGCTGGATTTCGCGGGTATCGAGGCTCTTGCTCTCGCACCGCACGAAACATCGACGCTCGCCGGGGAAAAATGA
- a CDS encoding response regulator transcription factor, with protein sequence MSPRNTTLTDAHLLVVDDQPDQLRLLIDVLRNAGCRISVGFDGSQAYQRALAISPDLILMDVRMPRMDGFAACRLLAADPRTSAIPVIFLTVAGDLHDRINGLEIGGVDYVLKPFEAEEVLARIRIHLARTRGNRYAEEETSASEFTGNSVIVRAAIRHLSQRLSDAPTVEQLARLVGTNEKRLSRAFRDNLGKTVFEYLRDERLRIAQKLLSSTPVNIASIAEEIGFSSAANFATAFRERFGMPPSTYREEFRSRSLADTVESVLEAE encoded by the coding sequence ATGTCGCCCCGAAACACCACCCTCACGGATGCCCATCTTCTTGTGGTAGACGATCAGCCAGACCAGCTGCGATTGTTGATTGACGTATTGCGCAATGCTGGATGCCGGATCAGCGTCGGATTCGACGGGTCACAGGCTTATCAACGAGCCCTGGCGATTTCACCCGACCTGATCCTGATGGACGTACGGATGCCGCGGATGGACGGATTCGCCGCCTGCCGGCTGCTTGCCGCGGACCCTCGCACCTCTGCGATTCCCGTCATATTTCTGACGGTGGCTGGGGACCTTCACGATCGGATCAACGGCCTGGAAATCGGCGGCGTGGACTATGTGCTCAAGCCATTCGAGGCCGAAGAGGTACTTGCGCGGATTCGCATTCATCTCGCCCGGACACGCGGCAACCGGTACGCCGAAGAGGAGACATCCGCTTCGGAATTCACGGGTAACAGCGTCATCGTTCGCGCGGCCATCCGGCATTTGTCGCAGAGGCTGAGCGACGCGCCAACGGTCGAACAACTCGCGCGCCTCGTGGGCACCAATGAAAAACGACTGTCGCGTGCGTTTAGGGACAACCTTGGCAAGACAGTATTCGAGTATCTCCGGGACGAGCGCCTGCGGATTGCACAAAAGCTGTTGAGCAGCACGCCGGTGAATATTGCCAGCATCGCCGAAGAAATTGGTTTTTCCAGCGCCGCGAATTTCGCCACGGCGTTTCGCGAGCGATTCGGCATGCCTCCGTCAACCTATCGGGAAGAATTTCGCAGCCGGAGTCTGGCTGACACCGTGGAATCCGTCCTCGAGGCAGAGTGA
- a CDS encoding YadA-like family protein, translating to MNKSRYKLVWNRRIGALVAAAETQRGVQGEAGQAEMGDGGCSPRSKVALAVLTALTLSAGYAHADNLAVGGEIGGTTATIGGATAPSASTGGTLPAVAGDANNTSQNTAVGINVAANGGAATALGDTVTASGQNATAVGANSVASGGQAVAFGGGSSAANGDSTAIGALAHTTAQFSTAVGTNSSAAGGTALGFQANASAADATSIGVDSVASGIGSVAIARAQATALNAIAIGENASAADVNSVALGAGSNAATNSATAIGPLATASGGSSTALGNSSLASGGSAIAIGQSSAASAITSVAIGFNANAASANAIALGTLAQATGANSIAIGNAAAASTADSTALGSGAVTRAATNVSSVTLNGVTFGGFAGAAPTGVVSIGAVGQEHQLQNVAAGQISATSTDAVNGSQLFSIASQVSALSTNLASITTTVDKISTSGSNGSVIDSTDTAVGTNSSVSASNGTAVGNGSNVSGQDGTAIGTNATVTAASATAIGTNSKVTGTDSTAIGTNSQATANNSVALGANSVADRDNTVSVGAPGAERQITNVADGTAPTDAVNVRQLNGAINSVRDDMEKYRRDASAGTASAIAMANLPQAVLPGEKVVALAAGNYGGQSAMAVGLSVATQKWMVKGSITTGVSGHGSVGAGAGVGYRW from the coding sequence ATGAACAAGAGCCGATATAAATTGGTTTGGAATCGTCGAATTGGCGCGCTGGTCGCGGCGGCCGAAACGCAGCGTGGCGTGCAGGGCGAAGCGGGGCAGGCGGAAATGGGCGATGGCGGGTGTTCCCCGAGGTCGAAAGTTGCACTTGCTGTACTCACGGCGCTCACGCTCTCGGCTGGATATGCACATGCAGATAACCTGGCGGTTGGCGGTGAAATCGGCGGGACGACTGCAACGATTGGGGGGGCTACGGCTCCGTCCGCGAGTACCGGCGGGACCCTTCCCGCCGTAGCCGGCGACGCGAACAACACCAGTCAGAATACAGCGGTCGGGATCAATGTCGCCGCGAATGGCGGGGCCGCAACCGCGCTGGGTGATACGGTAACTGCAAGCGGCCAGAATGCCACGGCAGTGGGCGCTAATTCGGTCGCAAGCGGCGGCCAGGCAGTAGCTTTCGGCGGTGGGTCGAGCGCGGCGAACGGTGACTCGACTGCGATTGGTGCTCTGGCACACACTACCGCTCAGTTCTCAACGGCGGTCGGTACCAATAGTTCAGCCGCTGGCGGAACGGCGCTGGGTTTTCAGGCGAACGCGAGCGCGGCTGACGCTACGTCCATCGGTGTGGATTCCGTTGCATCCGGGATCGGTAGCGTTGCAATTGCCCGTGCGCAGGCAACTGCCCTGAACGCGATCGCGATCGGTGAGAATGCCTCGGCAGCTGATGTGAATTCCGTAGCGTTAGGGGCCGGGTCGAACGCAGCCACCAACAGCGCAACGGCAATTGGTCCCTTAGCGACGGCAAGCGGCGGCAGCTCGACAGCGCTCGGCAACTCAAGCTTGGCGAGCGGGGGATCGGCTATTGCAATTGGTCAGTCTTCAGCCGCATCAGCAATTACTTCTGTCGCGATTGGATTTAATGCGAACGCCGCGTCGGCCAACGCGATTGCGCTGGGTACGCTCGCACAAGCGACAGGTGCAAATTCAATCGCGATCGGTAACGCAGCCGCGGCTTCGACCGCAGATTCGACGGCGCTCGGTTCCGGCGCGGTCACGCGCGCGGCAACCAACGTAAGCAGCGTCACGCTGAACGGCGTCACCTTCGGTGGCTTCGCGGGCGCAGCGCCGACCGGCGTCGTCAGTATCGGTGCGGTCGGTCAGGAACATCAGTTGCAGAATGTCGCCGCCGGTCAAATCAGCGCCACCAGCACAGACGCGGTGAACGGATCGCAGCTCTTCTCGATCGCTTCGCAGGTTTCGGCACTCTCGACCAATCTGGCGTCGATCACCACCACGGTCGACAAGATTTCGACATCGGGCTCGAATGGCTCGGTCATTGACAGTACCGACACCGCAGTGGGTACGAATTCGTCGGTGTCGGCATCGAACGGAACCGCTGTCGGCAACGGCTCGAACGTTTCGGGTCAGGATGGTACGGCAATCGGCACGAACGCGACGGTCACGGCTGCGAGTGCAACCGCCATCGGCACGAACTCCAAAGTCACCGGCACGGATTCGACTGCGATCGGCACCAATAGCCAGGCCACCGCGAATAATTCGGTTGCCCTGGGTGCAAATTCAGTCGCAGACCGGGACAACACGGTTTCGGTTGGTGCGCCGGGTGCTGAGCGTCAGATTACCAACGTTGCAGACGGTACGGCTCCGACTGACGCAGTCAACGTGCGGCAACTGAATGGCGCAATCAACAGCGTTCGCGATGACATGGAGAAATATCGTCGTGACGCGAGCGCGGGTACAGCATCCGCAATCGCCATGGCGAATTTGCCGCAAGCTGTGTTGCCGGGCGAGAAGGTTGTAGCACTCGCAGCCGGCAACTACGGTGGACAATCCGCGATGGCTGTGGGGCTGTCGGTCGCAACGCAGAAGTGGATGGTCAAAGGCTCGATCACGACGGGCGTTTCGGGTCACGGGTCCGTGGGCGCGGGCGCGGGCGTTGGCTACCGCTGGTAA